The following are encoded together in the Kribbella sp. CA-293567 genome:
- the tilS gene encoding tRNA lysidine(34) synthetase TilS encodes MPGSPDSTAEGTEGGVLGSAAETQGESAVGERTVGRPRLHPAVAKVREATRAALVDLPRGTTVLVACSGGADSLALAAATAFEAPKLRLTAGAVVVDHGLQVDSAETAETAAEQCRGLGLEPVQVRAVEVGTDGGPEGAARTARYDALRLAADELGADVVLLAHTRDDQAETVLLGLARGSGARSLAGMAPEAGLLRRPLLEVPRSATAAACIASGLRPWHDPHNDDPKYRRVRVRHEVLPLLEEALGPGVTEALARTAGLLRADADALDVLAADLAETAVHHDKTEVLCDVAVLQGEPAALRTRVLRQAALEAGCRANDLTAGHVGAVDALVTDWRGQRWIDLPQGIRATRRGGFLIFATGVTG; translated from the coding sequence ATGCCTGGATCACCAGACTCCACGGCTGAAGGTACGGAAGGCGGAGTGCTCGGAAGCGCCGCCGAAACTCAGGGCGAGTCCGCGGTCGGCGAGCGGACGGTCGGGCGGCCTCGGTTGCACCCGGCCGTTGCCAAGGTGCGGGAGGCGACTCGGGCTGCCTTGGTCGACCTGCCTCGGGGGACCACTGTGCTGGTTGCCTGCTCCGGCGGAGCAGACTCTCTGGCGCTGGCTGCGGCGACAGCTTTCGAGGCGCCGAAGCTCAGGCTGACGGCTGGGGCCGTGGTCGTCGACCACGGGCTCCAGGTGGACTCTGCCGAGACCGCTGAGACGGCGGCAGAGCAGTGTCGGGGCCTGGGGCTCGAGCCGGTCCAGGTGCGAGCAGTGGAAGTCGGGACCGACGGCGGACCGGAGGGTGCCGCCAGGACCGCCCGGTACGACGCCCTGCGGCTGGCGGCCGACGAACTGGGAGCAGACGTCGTCCTGCTGGCGCACACACGCGACGACCAGGCCGAGACGGTGCTGCTGGGCTTGGCCAGAGGTTCGGGCGCGCGCTCGCTTGCCGGGATGGCACCGGAGGCGGGACTGCTCCGACGCCCGCTGCTGGAGGTCCCACGCAGTGCGACGGCCGCCGCGTGTATCGCGTCCGGTCTGCGCCCGTGGCACGACCCGCACAACGACGATCCGAAGTACCGGCGAGTCCGGGTGCGGCACGAGGTGCTGCCGCTTCTTGAGGAGGCGCTCGGGCCGGGCGTGACCGAAGCCCTGGCCCGTACTGCGGGACTGCTGCGCGCCGACGCGGACGCGCTCGACGTACTGGCTGCCGACCTGGCGGAGACGGCCGTTCACCACGACAAGACAGAGGTGCTGTGCGACGTCGCAGTACTGCAGGGGGAGCCCGCCGCGCTCAGGACCCGAGTACTGCGTCAGGCGGCGCTGGAAGCTGGTTGCCGCGCCAACGACCTCACCGCCGGCCACGTCGGGGCCGTGGATGCTCTCGTCACCGACTGGCGCGGTCAGCGCTGGATCGACCTCCCGCAAGGGATCCGGGCGACCAGGCGGGGCGGATTCCTGATCTTCGCGACGGGTGTGACAGGCTGA
- a CDS encoding zinc-dependent metalloprotease, with product MSTAEGNTAADMVDWQLATGVARKLLRPGPAVSRAEADRVVAELRQFAADSEHHVRDFTGLQATSATAPVVIVDRPGWVQANADGFRTVLRPLADKLREKQERTGGLSSAVGSRVTAIEAGALLAFLSSRVLGQFDPFYPSEPDPARPDLTGRLLLVAPNVMHVESELGVVPRDFRLWVCLHEETHRVQFTAVPWLRDHLRQEISLFLDQAELDASAYAAMFREAVQRLGRSVKGEAELSLVDLMQSPEQRAVLDRLTAVMSLLEGHADFVMDGVGPSVIPTVETIRSKFTSRRTGGNPVDQLLKKLLGLDAKMRQYQDGAAFVRRVVDRVGMEGFNRVWTGPNTLPTKNEIANPDAWITRLHG from the coding sequence ATGAGTACGGCTGAAGGTAATACCGCGGCTGACATGGTCGACTGGCAGCTGGCGACAGGGGTGGCTCGCAAGCTGCTCCGGCCCGGCCCGGCGGTCAGTCGCGCCGAGGCGGACCGAGTGGTCGCCGAACTGCGGCAGTTCGCCGCGGACTCCGAGCACCACGTGCGGGACTTCACCGGGTTGCAGGCGACCTCCGCCACCGCTCCGGTGGTGATCGTGGACCGTCCTGGCTGGGTGCAGGCCAACGCCGACGGCTTCCGGACGGTACTGCGTCCGCTGGCCGACAAGCTGCGCGAGAAGCAGGAGCGGACCGGCGGCCTGTCGTCCGCTGTCGGCTCCCGCGTCACCGCGATCGAGGCGGGTGCGCTGCTGGCCTTCCTTTCCTCCCGGGTGCTGGGTCAGTTCGATCCGTTCTATCCGTCGGAGCCCGACCCGGCTCGCCCCGACCTGACCGGGCGGCTGCTGCTGGTCGCGCCGAACGTCATGCACGTGGAGTCCGAGCTGGGTGTCGTACCGCGGGACTTCCGGCTGTGGGTGTGCCTGCACGAGGAGACCCACCGGGTCCAGTTCACCGCCGTACCGTGGCTGCGGGATCACCTGCGGCAGGAGATCTCGCTGTTCCTGGACCAGGCGGAGCTGGACGCGTCGGCGTACGCGGCGATGTTCCGGGAGGCGGTGCAGCGGCTCGGACGGTCGGTGAAGGGCGAGGCCGAGCTGAGCCTGGTCGACCTGATGCAGTCGCCGGAGCAGCGGGCGGTGCTGGACCGGCTGACCGCGGTGATGTCGCTGCTGGAAGGCCACGCGGACTTCGTGATGGACGGGGTCGGACCGAGCGTGATCCCGACGGTCGAGACGATCCGGTCCAAGTTCACCTCCCGCCGCACCGGTGGCAACCCGGTCGACCAGCTGCTGAAGAAGCTGCTCGGGCTGGACGCGAAAATGCGGCAGTACCAGGACGGAGCCGCCTTCGTCCGCCGGGTCGTCGACCGGGTCGGGATGGAGGGCTTCAACCGGGTCTGGACCGGCCCGAACACCCTCCCCACCAAGAACGAGATCGCCAATCCTGATGCCTGGATCACCAGACTCCACGGCTGA
- the folE gene encoding GTP cyclohydrolase I FolE — protein MTSPNFDHARAEAAVRELLIAIGEDPDREGLKETPARVARSYAEIAAGLGQTAEDVLSTTFDLGHDEMILVKDIEVWSICEHHLVPFTGVAHVGYIPGADGRITGLSKLARLVDVYAKRPQVQERLTTQVAESLVEILKPRGVIVVIQCEHLCMTMRGVRKPGAKTITSAVRGQLRNPVTRAEAMSLIVG, from the coding sequence ATGACATCGCCGAACTTCGATCATGCTCGGGCCGAGGCCGCCGTCCGGGAGTTGCTGATCGCGATCGGCGAGGACCCTGATCGTGAAGGACTGAAGGAGACCCCGGCCCGGGTCGCGCGCTCGTACGCCGAGATCGCGGCCGGGCTGGGGCAGACCGCCGAGGACGTGCTGAGTACGACGTTCGACCTCGGCCACGACGAGATGATCCTGGTCAAGGACATCGAGGTCTGGTCGATCTGCGAGCACCATCTGGTCCCGTTCACCGGGGTGGCCCACGTCGGCTACATCCCGGGGGCGGACGGCCGGATCACCGGGTTGTCCAAGCTGGCCCGGCTGGTCGACGTCTACGCCAAGCGGCCGCAGGTGCAGGAGCGGCTGACCACCCAGGTGGCCGAGTCGCTGGTGGAGATCCTCAAGCCGCGTGGCGTGATCGTCGTGATCCAGTGCGAGCACCTCTGTATGACGATGCGCGGTGTTCGCAAGCCGGGCGCCAAGACGATCACCTCCGCGGTCCGCGGTCAGCTCCGGAACC
- the hpt gene encoding hypoxanthine phosphoribosyltransferase has translation MDASDIEKDLAQIHFTEEQIQAKLKELALRIEQDYEGKDLLIVGVLRGAVMVMADLARSFSRHVEMDWMAVSSYGSGTKSSGVVRIQKDLDTDITNRHVLIVEDIIDTGLTLTWLVSNLQSRQPASVEICTAFRKPDAAKMAVPVKYVGLELPDEFVVGYGLDYAEKYRNLRCVATLAPHVYS, from the coding sequence GTGGACGCGTCGGACATCGAGAAGGACCTGGCCCAGATTCACTTCACCGAGGAGCAGATCCAGGCGAAGCTGAAGGAGCTGGCGCTGCGGATCGAGCAGGACTACGAGGGCAAGGACCTGCTGATCGTCGGCGTCCTGCGGGGCGCCGTGATGGTGATGGCCGACCTGGCCCGCTCGTTCAGCCGGCACGTCGAGATGGACTGGATGGCGGTCTCCTCCTACGGCTCCGGCACCAAGTCCTCCGGGGTGGTGCGGATCCAGAAGGACCTGGACACCGACATCACCAACCGGCACGTGCTGATCGTCGAGGACATCATCGACACCGGCCTGACGCTGACCTGGCTGGTCAGCAACCTGCAGTCGCGGCAGCCGGCCTCGGTCGAGATCTGCACCGCGTTCCGCAAGCCGGACGCGGCCAAGATGGCGGTCCCGGTCAAGTACGTCGGGCTCGAGCTGCCGGACGAGTTCGTGGTCGGCTACGGCCTCGACTACGCGGAGAAGTACCGCAACCTGCGCTGCGTGGCGACGCTCGCCCCGCACGTGTACTCCTGA
- the dacB gene encoding D-alanyl-D-alanine carboxypeptidase/D-alanyl-D-alanine endopeptidase produces the protein MARPPRAAFVTLVTAAVLAGLVSSPQAVSASPLAPAGTAKAPAVLEPAETEGVAPTAAGVQKALAAALADPSLGKHFGVYVYDASRGKPVFSVGTAKPYIPASTMKLLTTVSALEALGPEHRFATKVVRSGNSLVLVGGGDPLLVTKRPMDPLDFPARASLQDLAASTAKALRAAGVVRVTVGYDATLFTGPAANPKWEPNYLTEGIAARTSALWVNEGRVSPGMAKRADSPALAAATAFATQLQTLGIKATVGKAVKAPAGVEAIAQVDSATLGDLVEYVNLHSDNDGAEVLLRHVGLATKNGGSYTGGLAGLRVTLTKLGLDVSKARFEDGSGLSRTNLVPLDVLAGAVRVATAEDKPQLRHLLTGLPVAGFNGSLRQRFAGPGTAGGTGMVRAKTGTLTNVHSLAGFARTKSGTLLVFAIGTDSSPAPKALDARAALDRATAALAACGC, from the coding sequence GTGGCTCGTCCTCCGCGTGCGGCGTTCGTCACGCTGGTGACTGCCGCAGTACTTGCCGGACTGGTCAGCAGCCCACAGGCGGTGTCCGCTTCGCCGCTGGCACCAGCCGGTACGGCGAAGGCGCCGGCCGTGCTCGAGCCGGCCGAGACAGAGGGTGTCGCACCGACCGCCGCCGGAGTACAGAAGGCTCTGGCGGCTGCGCTGGCCGACCCGTCGCTCGGGAAACACTTCGGTGTCTACGTGTACGACGCCTCCCGCGGCAAGCCGGTCTTCTCCGTCGGTACCGCGAAGCCGTACATCCCGGCGTCGACCATGAAGCTGCTCACCACCGTCTCCGCGCTGGAGGCACTCGGCCCGGAGCACCGGTTCGCGACGAAGGTCGTCCGCTCAGGCAACTCGCTCGTCCTGGTCGGCGGCGGCGACCCGCTGCTGGTCACCAAGCGACCGATGGACCCGCTGGACTTCCCGGCTCGCGCTTCGCTGCAGGACCTGGCCGCCAGTACTGCGAAGGCGCTGCGTGCCGCGGGCGTGGTCAGGGTCACGGTCGGGTACGACGCGACTCTGTTCACCGGCCCGGCCGCCAACCCCAAGTGGGAGCCGAACTACCTCACTGAGGGCATCGCTGCCCGGACGTCGGCGCTTTGGGTGAATGAGGGACGAGTGTCGCCAGGGATGGCCAAGCGAGCCGACTCCCCGGCGCTGGCTGCTGCCACCGCCTTCGCGACCCAGCTGCAGACGCTGGGGATCAAGGCGACCGTCGGGAAGGCCGTCAAGGCGCCGGCAGGCGTGGAGGCCATCGCTCAGGTGGACTCGGCGACACTCGGTGATCTCGTCGAGTACGTGAACCTGCACAGCGACAACGACGGTGCCGAGGTACTGCTGCGGCATGTCGGGCTGGCCACCAAGAACGGTGGCTCCTACACCGGCGGCCTGGCCGGGCTGCGCGTCACGCTCACCAAGCTCGGCCTGGACGTCAGCAAGGCGCGGTTCGAGGACGGCAGTGGCCTGTCGCGCACCAACCTGGTTCCGCTCGACGTACTGGCCGGGGCAGTCCGGGTGGCGACCGCCGAGGACAAGCCGCAGTTGCGGCACCTGCTGACGGGTCTGCCGGTCGCCGGGTTCAACGGGAGCCTGCGGCAGCGTTTCGCCGGTCCCGGGACCGCAGGTGGAACCGGGATGGTCCGTGCCAAGACAGGCACCCTCACCAACGTCCACTCGCTGGCCGGCTTCGCCCGGACCAAGTCGGGGACGCTCCTGGTCTTCGCCATAGGTACAGACAGCTCCCCGGCACCCAAGGCGCTGGACGCCCGAGCCGCACTCGACCGCGCAACAGCAGCCCTGGCTGCCTGCGGCTGCTGA
- a CDS encoding inorganic diphosphatase, with amino-acid sequence MEFDVFIEIPKGTRNKYELDHKTNRLRLDRTLFTATQYPSDYGFIEDTLGQDGDPLDALVLLSEPTFPGCLIKARAIGMFRMTDEKGPDDKVLCVPAGDPRQEHLRDIHHVPEFDRLEIQHFFEVYKDLEPGKSVEGASWVGRADAEAEVTASFQRLKTEGH; translated from the coding sequence ATGGAGTTCGACGTCTTCATCGAGATCCCCAAGGGCACCCGCAACAAGTACGAGCTGGACCACAAGACGAACCGGTTGCGCCTCGACCGGACCTTGTTCACGGCCACTCAGTACCCCTCCGACTACGGGTTCATCGAGGACACCCTCGGTCAGGACGGTGATCCGCTGGACGCCCTGGTGCTGCTCAGCGAGCCGACCTTCCCCGGCTGCCTGATCAAGGCCCGGGCGATCGGCATGTTCCGGATGACCGACGAGAAGGGGCCGGACGACAAGGTCCTCTGCGTCCCGGCCGGTGACCCGCGGCAGGAGCACCTGCGCGACATCCACCACGTGCCGGAGTTCGACCGGCTGGAGATCCAGCACTTCTTCGAGGTCTACAAGGACCTGGAGCCGGGCAAGTCGGTCGAAGGGGCCAGCTGGGTCGGCCGCGCCGACGCCGAGGCCGAGGTCACCGCTTCCTTCCAGCGCCTGAAGACCGAGGGCCACTGA
- the ftsH gene encoding ATP-dependent zinc metalloprotease FtsH, whose translation MMDVKRFFRGPIFWILMAFVGVLIIGQLLTGSSGYKTEPTGKVVQLISQATSSSDKSIKTVTLIDPDQEIRIEKTDGTKVRAHWVDGQGNSLGGDLQKLFTDGKIEKYDVENPKPSFIGQVFSTLIPFLLIAVVFIFLMNSMQGGGSRVMSFAKSKAKLVTKDTPKTTFADVAGADEAIEELGEIKEFLQEPGKFQAVGAKIPKGVLLYGQPGTGKTLLARAVAGEAGVPFYSISGSDFVEMFVGVGASRVRDLFEQAKTNAPAIIFIDEIDAVGRHRGAGLGGGHDEREQTLNQLLVEMDGFDVRGGVILIAATNRPDVLDPALLRPGRFDRQIPVDAPDLPGRDKILKVHARGKPMAEDVDLTAVARRTPGFTGADLANVLNEAALLTARLNKNQIDKYALDEAIDRVIAGPQRRTRLMSDKEKVLTAYHEGGHALVAAALPHSDPVHKVTILPRGRALGYTMVLPDEDKYSTTRSEMLDKLAYMLGGRAAEEMVFHDPTTGASNDIEKATALARAMVTQYGMTERLGAIKFGSDSGEPFLGRDLGSQRNYSEEIAAAVDEEVGKLILNAHQEAFDILADNRAVLDHLVEELLEKETLDKGEIAEIFTPIQKRELRPAWTGSSTRIPSEQPPVMPLPRGEQNGSLQDVIPGGSIGPDEAAKGPNYGGGPTPPVE comes from the coding sequence ATCATGGACGTGAAGCGCTTCTTCCGCGGACCTATTTTCTGGATCCTCATGGCCTTCGTGGGCGTGCTGATCATCGGGCAGCTCCTGACCGGCTCGTCCGGGTACAAGACCGAGCCCACCGGCAAGGTGGTGCAGCTGATCTCGCAGGCCACCTCCTCGAGCGACAAGTCGATCAAGACCGTCACGCTGATCGACCCGGATCAGGAGATCCGGATCGAGAAGACCGACGGCACCAAGGTGCGGGCGCACTGGGTGGACGGCCAGGGCAACTCCCTCGGCGGCGACCTCCAGAAGCTCTTCACCGACGGCAAGATCGAGAAGTACGACGTGGAGAACCCCAAGCCGAGCTTCATCGGCCAGGTCTTCTCGACGCTGATCCCGTTCCTGCTGATCGCGGTCGTCTTCATCTTCCTGATGAACTCGATGCAGGGCGGCGGCTCGCGGGTGATGAGTTTCGCCAAGTCCAAGGCCAAGCTGGTCACCAAGGACACCCCGAAGACCACCTTCGCGGACGTGGCCGGTGCCGACGAGGCGATCGAGGAACTGGGCGAGATCAAGGAGTTCCTGCAGGAGCCGGGCAAGTTCCAGGCGGTCGGGGCGAAGATCCCCAAGGGCGTCCTGCTCTACGGCCAGCCCGGTACCGGCAAGACGCTGCTGGCCCGCGCGGTCGCCGGTGAGGCCGGCGTGCCGTTCTACTCGATCTCCGGTTCGGACTTCGTCGAGATGTTCGTCGGTGTCGGTGCCTCCCGGGTCCGCGACCTGTTCGAGCAGGCCAAGACCAACGCGCCCGCGATCATCTTCATCGACGAGATCGACGCCGTCGGCCGGCACCGTGGTGCGGGCCTGGGCGGTGGCCACGACGAGCGCGAGCAGACGCTGAACCAGCTGCTGGTCGAGATGGACGGCTTCGACGTCCGCGGCGGCGTGATCCTGATCGCCGCGACCAACCGTCCCGACGTGCTCGACCCGGCGCTGCTGCGCCCGGGCCGGTTCGACCGGCAGATCCCGGTCGACGCGCCGGACCTGCCGGGCCGCGACAAGATCCTGAAGGTGCACGCCCGGGGCAAGCCGATGGCCGAGGACGTGGACCTGACCGCCGTCGCCCGCCGGACGCCGGGCTTCACCGGCGCCGACCTGGCCAACGTGCTGAACGAGGCGGCCCTGCTGACCGCCCGGCTGAACAAGAACCAGATCGACAAGTACGCCCTGGACGAGGCGATCGACCGCGTGATCGCCGGCCCGCAGCGCCGGACCCGGCTGATGTCGGACAAGGAGAAGGTGCTGACCGCGTACCACGAGGGCGGGCACGCCCTGGTCGCCGCGGCGCTGCCGCACTCCGACCCGGTGCACAAGGTGACGATCCTGCCGCGTGGTCGCGCGCTGGGCTACACGATGGTGCTGCCGGACGAGGACAAGTACTCCACCACCCGCTCGGAGATGCTCGACAAGCTGGCCTACATGCTCGGTGGCCGCGCCGCCGAGGAGATGGTCTTCCACGACCCGACCACCGGTGCCAGCAACGACATCGAGAAGGCCACCGCGCTGGCCCGCGCGATGGTCACGCAGTACGGAATGACCGAGCGGCTCGGCGCGATCAAGTTCGGCTCGGACTCCGGTGAGCCGTTCCTGGGGCGCGACCTGGGCAGCCAGCGCAACTACTCCGAGGAGATCGCCGCGGCGGTCGACGAGGAGGTCGGCAAGCTGATCCTGAACGCGCACCAGGAGGCCTTCGACATCCTGGCCGACAACCGGGCGGTGCTGGACCACCTGGTCGAGGAGCTGCTGGAGAAGGAGACCCTGGACAAGGGGGAGATCGCGGAGATCTTCACGCCGATCCAGAAGCGCGAGCTGCGGCCGGCCTGGACCGGGTCCTCGACCCGGATCCCGTCCGAGCAGCCGCCGGTGATGCCGCTGCCGCGCGGTGAGCAGAACGGCTCGCTGCAGGACGTCATCCCCGGTGGATCGATCGGACCGGACGAGGCGGCCAAGGGCCCGAACTACGGCGGCGGCCCGACCCCGCCGGTGGAGTGA